The nucleotide window CCACATCCCAGGAGCACCCCAGGCCGAACCGCCGGCCGCAGAGCAGCCGGTGAAGCCCCGTGGACCGCTGCCTCCGAAGCAGGATCAGCGTGCTGCAGCGCCGGTCAGCCCGACCGGCGCCGAGGTGCCCGGCAGCGACGCGGGCCGGGCCCAGCAGGGCGAGTACCTGACCACCGCCCAGGGTGCCCGAGTCCGCGACACCGACCACTCGCTGAAGGCCGGCAGCCGAGGCCCGGTCCTGCTGCAGGACCACCACCTGCGCGAGAAGATCATGCATTTCGACCATGAGCGCATCCCGGAGCGCGTGGTCCACGCTCGTGGTGCCGCGGCGCACGGAATCTTCGAGTCCTACGGCACCGCTGGCCACCTCACCCAGGCGAAGTTCCTGGCAGAGAAGACCACCACCAAGGTGTTCACCCGGTTCTCCACGGTGCTGGGCAGCCGCGGCTCCGCGGACACGGTCCGCGACACCCGTGGCTTCTCCACCAAGTTCTACACCGAAGAGGGCAACTACGACCTCGTCGGCAACAACATCCCGGTGTTCTTCATCCAGGACGCGATCAAGTTCCCCGACATCATCCACGCGGGCAAGCCGCATCCGGACCGGGAGATCCCGCAGGCCCAGAGCGCCCACGACACCTTCTGGGACTTCGTCTCGCTGCACACCGAAGCGCAGCATCACACCATTTGGAACATGTCCGACCGCGGCATCCCGCGCTCGCTGCGCATGATGGAAGGCTTCGGGGTCCACACCTTCCGGCTGGTCAACGCCGAGGGTGGGTCCTCGCTGGTGAAGTTCCACTGGAAGCCCAAGCTCGGCGTGCACTCCATCACCTGGGAAGAGGCGCTGATGACCAACGGCGTGGACCCGGACTTCCACCGCCGGGACCTCGCCGACGCCATCGAGGCCGGAGCGTTCCCGGAATGGGAGCTCGGCGTGCAGGTCTTCCCGGACAGCGAAGATCAGATGTTCCATGGCATCGACCTGCTCGACCCCACCAAGTTCGTGCCCGAGGAGCTCGCCGAGGTGCAGATGCTCGGCAAGATGACCCTGAACGCCAATCCGCAGAACTACTTCGCGGAGACCGAGCAGGTGGCCTTTCACCCCGGCCACCTGGTTCCCGGCATCGAGGTCACCAACGATCCGCTGCTGCAGGGCCGGCTCTTCTCCTACCTGGACACGCAGATCACCCGTCTGGGGGGCCCGAACTTCGCCCAGATCCCGATCAACCGGCCGCACGCACCGGTCAACGACATGCTCCGCGACGGCTACCACCAGACCGCGGACCATGCCGGCGTCGCCCCGTACCACCCGAACTCCTTCGACGGGGGCAACCCGTACCCGGTCAAGGACATCGAGGAGTCCGCAAGTGCGCCCAGCGCGCTGATCGACTTCCCGGAGCCGGTGTCCGAGAGCGTGAAGATCCGCGAGAGCCCGCAGAGCTTCGATGACCACTACACCCAGGTCACGATGTTCTACCGCAGCCTCACGCGCACCGAGCAGCTGCACGTGATCCAGGCGTACACCTTCGAGCTCGGCAAGTGCTACGAGCCGGTGATCAAGGAGCGCCAGCTGCAGCAGCTCACGCACATCGATGCAGACCTCGCGGCGGGCGTGGCCGAGGGTCTCGGGCTTCCCGTGCCGGAGCCGCTGCAGGCGCCGGTCGAGCCCGAGGTGCTCAGCCCCGTGCTCTCCCAGCTGGGCCAGACCTGGCCCATCGAGGGTCGGCTGGTCGGCGTCGTCGTCGATGAGTCCACCGACGTCGCAGCGGTCCAGAAGGTCCGCAAGGCCATCGACGGGCAGGACATGGTGCCGCTGGTGGTCGCCCCCACCGGTGCGCCGCTCTCCGACGGCACGCCGCCGCAGCGCACGTACCTGACCGCACGCTCGATCGAGTTCGACGCGATCGTGTTCCTCACCGCCTCTGCTGCCGGCGCCGCCGGGGACTCGCCCGACGGCGATCACAAGCTCGGCGATCCGACCGGGGATCCGCAGGTCGATCCACGGCTGACGCTGATGGCGGCTGAGGCCTACCGGCACGGCAAGGCAGTGGTCTTCACCGATGGCTCCCCGCTGCTGAGCGCGAGCGGCGTCTCCACCAGTGCGCCGGGCGTGCTCGTCGGCACACCGGAGAAGCTCACGGATGAGCTGTTCACGCTCATGGGCGCGCACCGCGCCTGGGAGCGCTTCGCCGCCTGATCCGCGCGGTGTGATCCGCGCTGGTTGACGCGCATCGGCCCCTTCACGAGACGCCTCGGCGTCTTGCGGAGGGGCCGATGCGCGTGGCCATGACAACGCCCAGTTCAGGCCGCAGCGCAGTATCCTGCTCAGATGAGAACCCTCGAGCTTCCCGCCGCCGGACTGACCGCCTCCCAGCTGGTGCTGGGGCTCATGCGGATCAATGACAAGACCGATGCCCAGATCCGTGAGCTCTACACCCGCGCCCGCGAGGCAGGTGTGGACCTGCTCGATCATGCCGACATCTACGGGGACGGCCCGCACCACTGCGAACGCCGCTTCGCCGAGGCCGTGCAGCTCTCCAGCGCTGAGCGGGAGCAGGTGATGATCCAGTCCAAGGTCGGCATCATCAAGGACGGCCCCAGCTACGACTTCTCCTACGAGCACATCATGACCGAGGTGGAGGGCTCCCTGCAGGCGCTGCAGACCGACTACCTCGACATTCTGCTGCTGCACCGGCCTGATCCACTGGTCGAGCCCGAAGAGGTCGCCCGCGCGTTCGAGGAGCTCCATGCCGCCGGCAAGGTGCGTCACTTCGGCGTCTCGAACCATACGGTGGGGCAGATCGAGCTGCTCCGCACCGCCGTGCAGCAGCCGCTGGTGGCGAATCAGGTGCAGCTCTCCGTGGTGCACGCCCCGATCCTCACCGAGGGGATGCAGGCCAACACGCTGGCCCAGACCGAGCAGAGCACCCCCGCCGGGTCCGACATCGTGGAGTACTGCCGACGCAACGGCATCACCCTTCAGGCCTGGTCCCCGTATCAGTCACCCCACGGGGTCTTCATCGACAACCCTGCGTACCCCGAGCTCAACACCACGCTCGCCCGGCTGGCGGAGAAATACTCCGTGACGCCCACGGGCATCGCCACCGCGTGGCTGACCCGTCACCCGGCAGGCATCCAGGTCGTGCTCGGCACCACGCAGGGCGGCCGGGTCGAGGAGGCCGCGGCCGGGGCCGAGCTCAGACTGACCCGTGCTGAGTGGTACGAGCTCCTCCGCGCGGCCGGGCACAAGCTGCCCTGACCCTCGGGTGACCTGCTCAGGCGCGGTAGCGCTCCGGGCGGTGGTTCAGCGCCAGGACCAGGTTCAGCAGCACCGCTCCCAGGGCGGAGTACAGCACGTTCAGCGGGGGGACGACGGTCAGGGCGAGCAGGATGACGACGACGTCGAGGCCCATCTGCACGTATCCGGCGCGCAGTCCGAGGCGCTCTTGCGCCACCAGAGCCACGATGTTGAACCCACCCAGGCTGGCGCCGTGGCGGAAGACGGCTAGCAGTCCCATGCCGACCAGGACGTTGCCGGCCGGCACGCCGTAGAGCGGGTTGAGTTCAGGCAGCGAGAGCATCGGGCCGTGCAGCAGCGCGTAGCCGGAGACGATGGCCACCGCGGCGACTGTCTTCAGCGTGAAGGTCCAGCCCTTCTTCCAGATCGCCAGGGCGAAGAACGGCAGGTTCACCAGCAGGAACAGCCAGGAGAAGTTCAACGGGGTGGCGTAGGTCAGCAGCAGCGCGAGTCCGGCGGTGCCTCCGGTCACGGCCTCGGACTGCTGGAGCACGTAGAGCCCCAGCGAGGCGAGAAACGTGCCGATCAGCACCCCGAAGACATCTTCCGCCGGAGAATGCGGGATGGTGGTGTCCTCGGGCCATGGGGGGATGTTCTTGGATCCGGACATGAGCGTCAGCTTATAGCCGCGCCATCCCGCGGCCTTCCGGTCCACCGTGAGAAGTGATCACTCTCACGCCGCGCCGAACTGGACCTGGAGGCACCGACATGCTGGACGCACCGGCACTTCTCCGGCGTAAGCTGAAGCTTCCAGACTTCGAATCGAGGACAGCGCCATGGCTCCTATGACTCCTGCCCACGCGGCTCAGTTCGGTGAGAACGGCGCCGAAGACCTCGCCTATGACCCCGAGCACTGCGGACGCGTGGTCTGCTCCCGGGATGTCATCCGGGCGATCCCTGCGGTGGTCTTCGAGTTCCTCGCCGATCCTGCCCTGCAGGTCGAGTTCGACGGCAATGACAATCTCTCGGCCGCCGAGCAGGGGCAGCGCGTCCATGGCGTCGGGGACATCTTCACCATGGCGCTGACCAACGGCAAGGTTCGGGAGAACCATGTGGTGGAGTTCCTGGAGGGAGAGCTCATTGCGTGGAAGCCCTCGACCATGGGCGAAGCCCCCGCCGGGCACCTGTGGCGCTGGGCGCTGGCAGCCACTGAGGATGGCGCCACCGAGGTCACCCACACCTATGACTGGTCCCAGCTCCATGATCAGGAGCGCATGGCGCGGGCGAAGTCCACGACCTCAGCGATGCTGGCTCGCTCCGTCGCGCGCCTGAAGGCTGTGGTGGAGGCCTCCGCCTAAGCTTGTGCTCCATGGAGAGCCAGACCACCACCGAATTCACCAAGACCGTCGTCGCGGCCGCTCTGCTGCGCCGTCGCCCGGGATGTCAGGTCGAGCTCTTCATCGCCCGCCGCACCTCCCCGGAGTCGGTGGCGGGGATGTGGGAGTTTCCGGGCGGCAAGCTCGAACCGGGGGAGACCCTGCATGAGGGTCTGCACCGTGAGCTTCTCGAGGAGCTGGGCGTCACGGTGGACCTCCATGAGGAGGTCAGTGCCGCTGGTCATCCCCAATTCCACCCGGAGGCAGGGTGGCGGCTGAAGGAGACGACGGCGATGCGGCTGTTCCGCGGGCAGGTGCTCGAGGGCGAGCCGTTCCCGCTGCAGGACCATGATCGCGTGGACTGGGTGCCGGTGACGGATCGTCTCCGGGACTACCCCTGGATTCCCGCCGATCGACCGATCGTGGAACAGATTCTCAAAGACACGACCGCCTGAGCGACGACCCTGAGCTATGAGCATGGGGGAGATGCGCGCAGAAGCAGTGAGGAGGGCCTCCGCGCGCATCGCGCTTCCCATCGCGCAAAGCTATTAGAACACCTATTCTACGCACCTGCAAGTGTCCAGACTTGTTTATCGAAGCTATGTTCTAGTCCTGATTCCTGTGAGAAAACTGTCAGAACGCAGGTTCGATGGGCTCGTGCTTCGCTGCCTGCCGCGAGTGACGCTCCGCTCTGGCACGCCGCGCCTGGTTCACCCGGGGAAGCGCCCGCAGCGCCAGGATCACGGCGCCGGGAAGGGTGGAGGCCAGCGCCAGCAGCCCGTAGCTGACCGACGCCGTGACTCCCAGATGGGGCGCGAGTCCGGCGAGGGAGAAGGCCCAGGCGGCCGCGGCCTCGCGGGGCCCCCAGCCGCCGAAGCCCAGCGGCACTGACATGCCGGCGATGGCAATGGCTGCCAGTCCCGGAGCCCATGCGAGCGGAACGCTGGGGGAGACGGCGCCGATGGTGAGCGTGAACAGCGCCGCGAAGGCGGCCCAGCCCACCGCTGAGAGCAGCACGACCTGGGTGAGCTCCCCGCGCGAGAGCGGCCTCAGCCACCGCCAAGCGATGGCGACCGCGAGCGCCGCGACACCGAGCGCGGCCACCCCGAAGAGCGGAGCCACGGCCAGCAGGGCCAGCCCGGCGGCGCCGAAGGCCACCGCGGTGCCGGTGAGTCGCTCGGCGGCCATCGAGGCGAAAGCTCGGCCCAGCGCGCTGCGGCCCGCTGCGACATCCGCGTCGCTGCTGTCATCGGCGGCGCGCAGCGCATCCCCGGCGAGACCACCGGGCAGCACGCCGTTGAGGAACGCAGCCTGCCAGCACCGTGCGACCGCGGGACCGAGACTCACGACGATGTCGTGGTGCCCGGCGATCACGCGCCACCGAAGGGCCTGGGTCAGCACCCCGAGGCCGCCCAGGACAGCGGCGGCGGGGAAGCTCCACCAGGGAAGCATCCGGAACGCGTCGATGAACGGCGTGATGCCCCAGGCGTTGGCGAGGATCGCGAAGATTCCGACGGTCACCGCCACCTGCAGCACGGCGAAGAAGGCCACGCGGCTCCGTGGTGCGCGGGTGGCGGCGGGGCTGCTCACGGTGTCATCCGATCGGTGCGGCAGAGCTCGGCTCAGCCGTCGGGGCGGGCTCACCTGAGGCGGCGGGAAGAGCAAGCAGATCCATATGTCCCACGCTGACCTGCAGCTCGCCGCGACGGAGCTGCTGTCTCCGGGTGGCCAGCCAGTTGGCGGCGATGTCCGAGAGGGTCGGGTCACTCTCGACCGCCACGTCGGCGCGGTCACTGAGGTAGCGGGTGATGAGCGCGGCGTCGTCCTCGCCCAGGGTCCAGTCAGTGGCGCTGAGGTGCACCTCAGCTCGGCGCTGGCGCAGCAGATCGGCCAGGATGCCCACGGCATCGGGGCCGAGGAGGTGATCGCGGCGCTGGTGGGCGTCGAAGGCGGCAGAGATGGTGGCGTCGTGCTCATGAGCGGGGTGGATCTCCACCGCTCCGGTGACGCTGAGGCTCAACAGGGCGGTCACACGGGCGCTCGCCTGCGGGCCGGCGATCACATCTGCGAGCGTCTCCGCCTCGGCCAGCGTGAGCAGGTCCAGCAGCGCCGAGCAGGTCACCAGTCGGACTTCCTGGCCCTCCGTCAGGCCGGGGAGATCCTCGAGGGTGCCGAGCACGCGGGTGGTCTCTTCCACCTCGGAGTCCGCAGGTGCCTGGGAGGCCACATCGAGCAGCTCTGCGTCGTGGTCCAACAGCGTCCAGCGCTGGGGCACGGCGAGGCGCGGCGCCAACCAGGCCTGGTTCGATCCGGTGCCGGCACCCACATCGATCACGCTGACGGCATCGTCGTCGTGCTCAGCGAGGAGATCGCGGAGCCGCCGTGTCAGGTCCTCGAGCAGCCCAGAGGCCTTCTCGCGTGCCACGTGGTCGGCGCGCCGGCGCTGTTCCAGCCAGTCGGCGGGCACCGGTCGTGTCACCAATGGATCGCCGTCTTGAGATCCTGCGCTGCGTCTGACCATGCTCGCATTCTAGCCCGGTGCGCCTGCGCGGCGGACTTCCAGCGCTGCCGCAGTGCGTCATCTTCGAGCCAGTGGCGCAGGGTACGCGCCCAGGTCGCGGCGTCATCGGGGTCCAGCGCGGGCCCCGGCGGTGCCAGTTCGGCGCGGTCTCCGGTGCCGGCTCCGTGCAGGGCCTCCTCGGCTCCGGTGCCGGCGCCGACCACCGCGGGGATGCCGCGGGCGAGCGCCTCGGTCACCACCATTCCGTAGGTCTCGGCGACCGAGGGCAGGACCAGCAGGTCGGTGCTGTGCCAGAGCGTGCTCAGGTCCTGGCCCGCGACAGCCCCGGGGAAGGAGACGCGCCCCTCGGGGAGCTCGGCGGTGGCCCGGCGCAGCTGCTCGGCGTACCCCGGATCCTGCCCGTCCGGACCGGCGATGACGGCGTCCCAGGTGAGGTCCTGCAACTCGGTCAGCGCCTGGAGGAGCAGCAGGGCGTTCTTGCGTGGAGTGAGAGCTCCCAGCAGGAGCAGACGTGGCGGTGTGCTGCCCTCCGCCAGGTCGGCTGTGTCGACTCCTGGTTCTGCGACGGCGACCCCGCCGAGCTGGTACCGGGCTGCCAGGTCATCCCTTGCCCAGGCGCTGGTGGCGACGACGGTGTCCGCAGCCGCCAGGGCGGCATGCTCGTTGGCCGCCAGACGTTCACGCTGTGCCGGGCTGAGGCCGGATTCCGCGGGCAGCGGCAGGTGCACCAGCACCGAGATCTCCGTGCCCGCCGCGGCAGCCTGCGCGAGCTCGGTCGGTGCCGCGGAGGCGATGATTCCGTCGATGAGGACCCGCGGGTGCTGCCGCAGCGTCTCGCCCAGCGCCCGGCGGTCCTCCTCACGGGGATGCGGCCAGCTGCCCGGCACGGCGACCTCGGTGACTGCGAGCCCTGCGGCGCGCCAGGCTGCCAGGACCCGCGTGTTGTAGGTGATGCCACCACTGGGGCCGGGCAGATCGCGGGGAACGAGCATCGCGCGCGGGCTCTGCGTTGCACCCGGTGCGGGGTCTGAGCTCGGGGCTGAGCCCACCGGGCCAGACCTCACAGGGAGCGCCACAGGCTCGGCGCTGTGGGCACGTTGGACCACACGGCCTCCCCGCCGGAGTGCCCCAGCAGCACCGTGAACACGCAGGCGGCGATCCCGCTGGCCAGCGCGAGCAGGCCGAGGGTGGTGGTCGCGGTGCGCAGGCCGGACTGTGAGCGGCGGCTGGGTCGGCGCAGCAGCAGCCACAGGATGTACCAGATGGCCGTCAGGCTGCCGAAGACGATGGTCACTGCCAGCGCAGGGTCCGCCCAGCGCATGTGCTCGTGCGGGACGCCGACCAGTCCCGCCAGCTCGGTTCCGGAGCGGTGCGCCAGCACGAAGGCCCCGATCCCCAGCAGCGCGAGCACTGCGGCGAGGGCGCCGATCTGGTCACGCAGGCGCGGAATGAAGACCGCGAGTCCCAGCAGGATGGTGGCCAGCGGCACGAGCACCACCGCGAGGTGCACGATCAGCGGGTGCAGGGGCAGGTCCATGAGGCTCAGCTCTCTGTTCGTTCAAGGGTCAGGGCGTCGCGGCCGAAGGAGGCCACCAGCAGGGTCAGCGCGATCGCCAGGATCACTCCGGACATCCACGCCGGGACCACCGGCAGCAGCGCCAGGAAGAGGGCCACGGCCTGGGTTGCGGCCACACTGCGGCGGAAGAGGCTGTAGTTGAGCTCGCCGCGCAGGGCGGGGCGCACCCAGCTGGCCGCCACGAACAGGTAGCGCATGAGCCCGATCGCCACCGCCCACCAGCCCACGGTCGCCGCTGCGATGATTGAGACGATGAGCAGCGCCGCGGCGTCGGCCTCCATGTCGAGGCGAGCCCCAGCAGTGCTGGAGCTGCGCGTGTACCGGGCCACCGCGCCGTCGACGGCATCCAGCACCAGCGCGAGCCCGATCACCACGGCGAGGGTCCAGGTCCTGGGCGGCAGCGCCTCGGCATGGATGAGCACGGCCGTCGCCGCGAGCACCCCGGTCAGCGCGACGCGAAAGAGAGTGACCCGGTCAGCCGTGGTCACTCGCCGAGGTCGGCGGCGCAGCACCGAGACCGCCGCGATCGCGGGGGCCAGCAGCCCGGCGGCGAGCAGGGCAAGAGCCACCGGCGCACTCGGGGCCACCGTCACGGCGAGCACGACGGCGACCACGCCGGGAATCAGCAGCAGCACGACGACGTCGCGCCACACCTGGCCCGTGGAGGCGGCGGGACGGCGGACAGACTCAGTCATGGGAGTCAATCTAACCGTGCTCCGGTGGATCGCGCGGATCTGCCGCCGCCATGAGTCTTCACCGTTGTCACTCGGGCGGAGCCGCGTCCAGCGCCTGCGCCTTGATGCGGTCCACGGCGAGCCGAAGCGCCCCGCGCCGCACGGCGTCCGCCCCGAGTGTCGAGACGTTGATCTCCAGCCATGGCGCATAGAGGTAGTGGGTGAGCTTCTCCCGCGCCGCTTCCACCACGCCGGTCAGGGCGGGGGCGATGGCTCCGGAGACCAGGATGCGATCCAGGTCCAGCAGTCCCGCGATGACCACGCAGATCCGGGCAAGCCGGTCCGCGATCTGATCGACGATCTCCAGGGCGAGGGCATCACCGCCGCGGGCTGCCGCGAAGACGTGCTCCGAGGTGACCTCCTCCGCGGTGAGCGCCCCCAGCGGGCCCTGCGGCGCCTGGTCCGTCCGCAGCGCTTCTCGGGCAAGGTGTCGAGCCCACCAACCGAGCCCATGAGAGGAGCCGACCCCGGTGACGTGTTCGAGCATTCCGAGCTCGCCCGCTCCGCCGCGCGGCTGGTGCAGCAGATCTCCGCCCAGCACCAGGCCAGCACCCAGGCGCTCACCGGAGAGGATCACGGCGAAGGATTCGGTGTTGGAGGACTGCTGAAGATCCAGCTCGGCCAGGGCCGCGAGATCCGCATCATTCGCCACGGCGCTGTCCCAGCCGCGGTCGGTGCCCAGCGAGATCAGATCCGGGTTCATCTGACTCCAGAACGGGTTGAGGCCCTCGGGGGAGGCGCCGGCGTCGTCCACGGGTGCGGGAACAGCGATGACCATGCAGGCGACCTGTGCGGGATCCAGGCCGGCCTGTTCCAGCGCGGTGTCCACCGTCTGCAGGATCTGAGCTCTGCGCAGCGGCGCCGTCTCCGCAGGGGAGTCCGCCGGCTCCGGGTCGAGGGTCAGCTGCGCGGTGCCGAGCTCGGTTCCGCGCAGGTCTGCCACGGAGGCGGTGATCCGATGCTGCCCCGCATCGACCCCCACCACATGGCTGGCGCCGGCTCTGAAGGCATACCTCAGCGCCGGACGCCCCTTCGAGTACTGGCCCGCCTGGCGGGAGTTCTCCGAGACCTCAAGCCATCCCTGGTCGGTGAGCTCCCGGCACAGCGCCAGCACGGTCGCGCGGGTCAGTCCCGTGGCGTGCATCAGCTCCGTGGCGGTGCTCGGGTCTCGCCCCCACATGCAGCTGAGCACTCGGGCGGAGTTCAACTGTCGAATGAGCTGGGATGAGCCTGCGGTGGGGCGCGTCTGACTCAAGGGTGACCTGCTTCCGGTCGGGAGGCTCGTGGTGAAAAAGTTCTTCGACATTATTGCATCGCTTATATTAAGCCTCTATATTTAGTCGGGAAATCAAGTAATTGTGTTCCACATCACAGAAGGGGGCGCGTGGTGGCCCACTCGACACCGACACCCTCCCGCAGGGCCTTTCTGGGCGGCGTGATCGGCACCGCGCTGGCAGCGGGGCTCACGAGCTGCGCCGGCGGAGGAGGCACCCGAGAGGTCTCCTTCCACCAGTCGAAGCCGGAGGCGATTCCCTATTTCGGCGACCTGCTGGCGGACTTCAACCAGCAGGCCCCGTCCATCCGTGCCGTGCACGACACCTCCTCGGGACTCTCTGCGGGATTCGCGCGCGGCAACCCGCCAGACCTGGGCTGCCTGAACTACAACTACGAGATCGTGCGCTTCCAGGAGCGCGGGGCCTTCTCGGACCTTGCGAATATCGCGGGAGAGGCCCGCATCGATCCGAGCATCCAGAACCTGATCGATCAGTACCCGACCTACCCGGGACGCACCAGCGTCATTCCGTACTCGATGATGGCGGCCGCGGTGCTCTATAACCAGGAGATCTTCGCCGAGCACGATCTGGAGGTCCCCACCACCTACTCCGAGCTTCTGGAGGTCTGCGGAACCCTCGAAGAGGCCGGCGTGACCCCCATCTACTCCACCTTCGCCGACCCCTGGACGGTGTCGCAGGGGCTGGTCGACTACAGCGTGGGAGGCACCGTCGAGGTCGCGGAGTTCTTTGAAGAGCTGCGCGCGCTCGGCCCCGATGCCGGCCCCGACGCTGAAGTCTCCTTCTCCCGCACGCTGCGGGAGCCGCTGGAGCAGATGCTCGAGATCGCCGCCTACTCCCAGCCCGGCGCGGCCAGCAGAGGCTACGGGGACGGCAACGTCGCCTTCGCCCGGGGGGAGGCCGCGATGTATCTCCAAGGCCCCTGGGCGCTGGGCGAGATCACCACGATCAACCCCGACGCGCAGATCGGGATCTTCCCGCTGCCGATGACCGAGAACCCTGAGGACCTGAAGGTGCGGGTGAACCTCGACCTCGCCCTCTGGGTGCCGGAAGCCTCGAATGCGCAGGAGCCCGCGCGGGAGCTGCTGCGGTACCTGATCCAGCCCGAGATCGCCGATGCCTACAACAGGGACAACCTGGCGTTCGGAGTCCGTGAGGATGCGCCGGCGGTCGAGGATCCTCGGCTTCAGGACCTGCAGAGCTACGTGGACCGGGCCGCCTTCTACCAGGGAGTCTCCCAGGCCATTCCACGCACCATCCCATTCGAGAACTACGCCCAGGGCATCGTCACCGGTCAGAGTCTGGAAGCAACATTGCGGACTCTCGACGAGGACTGGGCCCGTCTGGCTCGACGCTGAGAGACCGAGGCATATCCATGACTGCTGCTCCCACCACCCCTCGCAGAACCGCGGCGCCAGCCCCGGCGGACTCGCGGACCCAGACTGCAGGTCGACGTCGACCCCGCCCGGATCGCGTCTACCTCTGGTTCCTGCTGCCCACGCTGGTGCTCTTCACGCTGAGCATCACCACCCCCGCCGCCATGGGGATCTTCTACAGCTTCACCGACTCGGTGGGTTTCGGCGAGTTCGAATTCGTCGGGCTGAACAACTATCTGGTGATGTTCAGCGATCCGGCGATTCTCTCCGCCTATGGGTTCACCATCGGGGTGGCCCTGGCCACCGTGGTCCTGGTCAACGTGGTGGCGCTTGCGCTGGCCATCGGACTCACCGCCAAGATCCGGGCGAAGACCGCGCTGCGCACGATCTTCGTGATGCCGATGGTGGTCTCCGGGATCATCATCGCCTTCGTGTTCCAGTTCATCTTCGCCAACACGGTCCCGGCGGCAGCACAGGCGCTGCAGCTCGGGGTCCTGGAGGAGTCCATCCTGGCGAATCCGGATCTCGCCTGGATCTCCATCGTGCTGGTCACCGCATGGCAGGCCGTCCCGCAGGCGATGCTGATCTACATCGCCGGGCTGATGACGGTGCCGCAGGACGTCTATGAGGCCTCCGCGATCGACGGCGCCTCCGCGTGGAAGCAGCTGCGCAGCATCACGCTGCCGCTGATCTCAGGGTTCGTGCTGATCAACGTGATCATCGGGTTCAAGGACTTCCTGGGCACCTACGAGATCATCGTCGGCCTGACCGACGGCGGCCCGGGAACCTCCACCCGCTCGGTGGCCATGGCGATCTTCTCCGGCTTCGACAACGGGGACTACGCCTACCAGATGGCGAACTCCACGATCTTCTTCCTGATCACGCTGACCATCGCACTGATCCAGCTGCGTCTGACCCGAGGAAACGCGAGAATCTGATGACTCTGCCCACGACCACCATTCCCGGCGGCGCTGCAAGCACCACACCGCGTCGCTCCACCGCGAGCCCTGGGGCCTCCACGCTGCCGACC belongs to Nesterenkonia halotolerans and includes:
- a CDS encoding ROK family protein — protein: MSQTRPTAGSSQLIRQLNSARVLSCMWGRDPSTATELMHATGLTRATVLALCRELTDQGWLEVSENSRQAGQYSKGRPALRYAFRAGASHVVGVDAGQHRITASVADLRGTELGTAQLTLDPEPADSPAETAPLRRAQILQTVDTALEQAGLDPAQVACMVIAVPAPVDDAGASPEGLNPFWSQMNPDLISLGTDRGWDSAVANDADLAALAELDLQQSSNTESFAVILSGERLGAGLVLGGDLLHQPRGGAGELGMLEHVTGVGSSHGLGWWARHLAREALRTDQAPQGPLGALTAEEVTSEHVFAAARGGDALALEIVDQIADRLARICVVIAGLLDLDRILVSGAIAPALTGVVEAAREKLTHYLYAPWLEINVSTLGADAVRRGALRLAVDRIKAQALDAAPPE
- a CDS encoding glycosyltransferase family 4 protein: MLVPRDLPGPSGGITYNTRVLAAWRAAGLAVTEVAVPGSWPHPREEDRRALGETLRQHPRVLIDGIIASAAPTELAQAAAAGTEISVLVHLPLPAESGLSPAQRERLAANEHAALAAADTVVATSAWARDDLAARYQLGGVAVAEPGVDTADLAEGSTPPRLLLLGALTPRKNALLLLQALTELQDLTWDAVIAGPDGQDPGYAEQLRRATAELPEGRVSFPGAVAGQDLSTLWHSTDLLVLPSVAETYGMVVTEALARGIPAVVGAGTGAEEALHGAGTGDRAELAPPGPALDPDDAATWARTLRHWLEDDALRQRWKSAAQAHRARMRAWSDAAQDLKTAIHW
- a CDS encoding carbohydrate ABC transporter permease, translated to MTAAPTTPRRTAAPAPADSRTQTAGRRRPRPDRVYLWFLLPTLVLFTLSITTPAAMGIFYSFTDSVGFGEFEFVGLNNYLVMFSDPAILSAYGFTIGVALATVVLVNVVALALAIGLTAKIRAKTALRTIFVMPMVVSGIIIAFVFQFIFANTVPAAAQALQLGVLEESILANPDLAWISIVLVTAWQAVPQAMLIYIAGLMTVPQDVYEASAIDGASAWKQLRSITLPLISGFVLINVIIGFKDFLGTYEIIVGLTDGGPGTSTRSVAMAIFSGFDNGDYAYQMANSTIFFLITLTIALIQLRLTRGNARI
- a CDS encoding ABC transporter substrate-binding protein, with the translated sequence MAHSTPTPSRRAFLGGVIGTALAAGLTSCAGGGGTREVSFHQSKPEAIPYFGDLLADFNQQAPSIRAVHDTSSGLSAGFARGNPPDLGCLNYNYEIVRFQERGAFSDLANIAGEARIDPSIQNLIDQYPTYPGRTSVIPYSMMAAAVLYNQEIFAEHDLEVPTTYSELLEVCGTLEEAGVTPIYSTFADPWTVSQGLVDYSVGGTVEVAEFFEELRALGPDAGPDAEVSFSRTLREPLEQMLEIAAYSQPGAASRGYGDGNVAFARGEAAMYLQGPWALGEITTINPDAQIGIFPLPMTENPEDLKVRVNLDLALWVPEASNAQEPARELLRYLIQPEIADAYNRDNLAFGVREDAPAVEDPRLQDLQSYVDRAAFYQGVSQAIPRTIPFENYAQGIVTGQSLEATLRTLDEDWARLARR
- a CDS encoding DUF2231 domain-containing protein, producing the protein MDLPLHPLIVHLAVVLVPLATILLGLAVFIPRLRDQIGALAAVLALLGIGAFVLAHRSGTELAGLVGVPHEHMRWADPALAVTIVFGSLTAIWYILWLLLRRPSRRSQSGLRTATTTLGLLALASGIAACVFTVLLGHSGGEAVWSNVPTAPSLWRSL
- a CDS encoding CDP-alcohol phosphatidyltransferase family protein, which encodes MTESVRRPAASTGQVWRDVVVLLLIPGVVAVVLAVTVAPSAPVALALLAAGLLAPAIAAVSVLRRRPRRVTTADRVTLFRVALTGVLAATAVLIHAEALPPRTWTLAVVIGLALVLDAVDGAVARYTRSSSTAGARLDMEADAAALLIVSIIAAATVGWWAVAIGLMRYLFVAASWVRPALRGELNYSLFRRSVAATQAVALFLALLPVVPAWMSGVILAIALTLLVASFGRDALTLERTES